CGGCCGGAGCTGGTCGCTCGCCGTCACGGACACGACCCCGAGCACGATCGTCGTCCGGGCGGTGGTCACCGCCCGGAACGCCGACGACGTCTGGACGCTCCGGTGCGACGTGCGGGAGCAGCTCGTCACCTGGCTCTCGGAGCACCACCCGTACGCCCTGCCGCGCGTGGCGACCACGACGGCGCCCGGCCGGGCCGGCGACCCCACCCGCCCCGACCGCGCCCACCGCGACGACGTCCGCCCGGACGGCGTCGACCGTGCCGACGGAGCCGAGGGAAGCGGCCGTGTCGACGGGCGCGGCGGCGCCGACGGCGACGGCCGGCGCCCCGACCGCGACCCCTCCGACCGGGAGCGCCCCGACCTCGGGCGCGGACCCGAACGCGACCGGCGGACCGAGCACGGCCGTACCGTCGAACGCGGCCGGGGTCGCGCACGGCGCTGACCGCGCGCCGGCGGCCCTGCGGGCGCGCGTCACCCTGCGGGCGCGCGTTACCCTGCGGGCGCGCCGGTCCCGGGCGGGCGCGGCCGGTACGGCCCGGGTCAGCGGAGGCTGCGCACGTCGAGCTGGTACAGCACCCGGTCGACGACCTCCGGGTCGGAGCCGGGTTCGTTGCGCGCGGCGAGGACCTCGTGCCGCGCGGCGGAGAGCAGCTCGTGCTGGACGCGGTGGACGGTCCGGAAGTCCTCGGCGCGCCGTTCGTAGGCGACCCGCCGCTCCTCGTCGACGAGGTCCGGGCTGATGCGCGCCCCGATGTCGAGGGCCAGCCGCCGCAGCCGCTCGACCAGTTCGTCGGGGAGCCCCTCGGTGCGCTGGATCTCCTTCAGCCGCCGTTTCGCGGCGAGGGCGGCGCGCAGCGCGAGCTCCCGTTCGAGGCGCCGCTCCTCGTCGCTGTCGGCGCGCACGCCGAGCCGGCCGACGAGCCAGGGCAGCGTGAGTCCCTGGAAGACCAGCGTGGCGATGATCACGCAGAAGGCGATGAAGAGGATCTCGTCCCGCCCGGGGAACGCGCCACCGGCGTCCGTGGTGAGCGGGATGGCCAGTGCCAGCGCGACGGACGCGACGCCGCGCATCCCCGACCACCACATGACGACGGTCTCCCGCCAGCTCATCGGGATCTCCTCGGCCGACGCGCGGCGCGTGTGGAGCCGCTTCGCGAGCCAGGTCGCGGGCAGCAGCCACAGCAACCGCACCCCCACGACGGTCACGACGACCACCGCGCCCCAGCCGAGCATCCGCCCCACACGCCCCTCGGCGAACTCGAACACCGCGCTCAGCTCCAGGCCGACCAGCCCGAAGGCGACGCCGGTGACCAGGGTGTCGACGATCTCCCAGAAGGTGCGGCCGGCCAGCCGTCCCGTCACGTCGTCCGCGTCGAGGGTGTGGCGGGCCAGGACGAGGGCGGTGACCAGGACCGCGAGGACGCCGGAGCCGTGCAGCTCCTCGGCGAGGGAGTAGGCGACGAACGGCAGCAGGAGCGTGAGCCCCGTCCGGAGGGTGGCGTCGTCGAGCGCGCCCGCCAGCCGGGCGCCCAGCTTGCCGAGGAGCAGGCCGACGGCGAGGGCGACGACCGCGGCGAGCAGCAGTTCGAGGCCGGCGCCGGCCCAGGAGAAGGT
This portion of the Streptomyces changanensis genome encodes:
- a CDS encoding Na+/H+ antiporter, which codes for MDQLALLLLLLLGALLAVPLGDRLKVPAPVLMTLLGIVLAFLPFVPNVDVPPELILPLVLPPLLYATVQRTSWRQYAVNMRPILLLAVALVLVTTAVVAAVAHTVVPGLPIAAAVALGALVAPPDPIAATAVAGSVGLPRRLVSILEGEGLFNDVTAIVVYHVAVGAVVAGTFSWAGAGLELLLAAVVALAVGLLLGKLGARLAGALDDATLRTGLTLLLPFVAYSLAEELHGSGVLAVLVTALVLARHTLDADDVTGRLAGRTFWEIVDTLVTGVAFGLVGLELSAVFEFAEGRVGRMLGWGAVVVVTVVGVRLLWLLPATWLAKRLHTRRASAEEIPMSWRETVVMWWSGMRGVASVALALAIPLTTDAGGAFPGRDEILFIAFCVIIATLVFQGLTLPWLVGRLGVRADSDEERRLERELALRAALAAKRRLKEIQRTEGLPDELVERLRRLALDIGARISPDLVDEERRVAYERRAEDFRTVHRVQHELLSAARHEVLAARNEPGSDPEVVDRVLYQLDVRSLR